The following proteins come from a genomic window of Paucimonas lemoignei:
- a CDS encoding membrane protein encodes METTKSFTRFADFYPYYLQEHQSSTCRRLHFVGTTLVIFVLAFVLGSGSWGLIWLVPVAGYAFAWVGHFFFEKNRPATFQHPFYSLLGDFVMYRDMIIGKVPF; translated from the coding sequence ATGGAAACCACCAAATCGTTTACCCGCTTCGCCGATTTCTATCCTTACTATTTGCAGGAACACCAGAGCAGCACCTGCCGCCGTTTGCACTTTGTCGGCACCACACTGGTGATATTCGTCCTGGCATTCGTGCTGGGCAGCGGCAGCTGGGGGCTGATCTGGCTGGTGCCCGTGGCCGGATACGCCTTCGCCTGGGTTGGCCACTTCTTTTTCGAGAAGAACCGCCCCGCCACTTTTCAGCATCCGTTCTATAGCTTGCTGGGCGACTTTGTCATGTATCGGGACATGATCATCGGCAAGGTGCCGTTCTAA
- a CDS encoding metallophosphoesterase, with protein sequence MSSAQLAKPSRKQHVRTLWISDVHLGTRDCQAEHLSRFLKGYQADKVYLVGDIIDGWKLRSGMYWPQAHTNVIRRLLTMSKRGTEVIYVTGNHDEFLRRYSKLILGNIQLVDEAEHVTADGRRLLVIHGDQFDVITRYHRWLAFLGDSAYEFTLTLNRWLNHWRARYGYGYWSLSAYLKHKVKTAVSFISDFEEAIAHECVKRGLDGVVCGHIHHAEIRTVGGVEYLNCGDWVESCTALIEHLDGTIELFRLADAHLREKELLAQADTPASEPAL encoded by the coding sequence ATGAGTAGTGCTCAGCTTGCCAAACCCAGCCGTAAGCAACATGTGCGCACGTTATGGATTTCCGATGTGCATCTGGGGACCCGCGACTGCCAGGCCGAACACCTGTCGCGGTTCCTCAAGGGCTATCAGGCCGACAAGGTGTATCTGGTCGGGGACATCATCGACGGCTGGAAGCTGCGCAGCGGCATGTATTGGCCCCAGGCTCACACCAATGTGATTCGTCGTCTGTTGACCATGAGCAAGCGTGGCACCGAGGTGATTTACGTCACCGGCAACCATGATGAATTCCTGCGTCGCTATTCAAAACTGATCCTGGGCAATATCCAGCTAGTGGACGAGGCCGAGCACGTCACTGCCGACGGCCGTCGCCTGCTGGTCATCCATGGGGATCAGTTCGACGTGATCACGCGCTATCACCGCTGGCTGGCGTTTCTAGGCGATTCAGCCTACGAATTCACCCTGACTCTCAACCGCTGGCTCAATCATTGGCGCGCTCGCTACGGCTATGGCTACTGGTCACTCTCGGCATACCTCAAGCACAAGGTCAAAACCGCCGTCAGCTTTATCAGCGACTTTGAAGAAGCCATCGCTCACGAATGCGTCAAACGCGGCCTTGATGGTGTGGTGTGCGGGCACATCCACCACGCGGAAATCCGCACCGTGGGCGGTGTGGAATACCTCAACTGCGGGGATTGGGTGGAATCCTGCACGGCATTGATCGAGCATCTGGATGGCACGATAGAGCTGTTCCGGCTTGCCGATGCCCACCTGCGTGAGAAAGAGCTGCTGGCTCAGGCAGACACTCCGGCCAGCGAGCCTGCGCTCTAG
- the slyA_1 gene encoding MarR family transcriptional regulator, producing MPMTDEHRFGMQLANMSRGWRAELDRRLADLGLSQARWLVLLHLARFEEPPTQRELAQSVGVEGPTLARLLDSLENQGLVQRHAVVEDRRAKKIVLCDSARPLIQQIEAIATALRVELFAGIDEEDLRICMRVHTSILANLERS from the coding sequence ATGCCAATGACTGATGAACACCGCTTCGGGATGCAGTTGGCGAATATGTCCCGTGGCTGGCGTGCAGAACTGGACAGGCGCTTGGCCGATCTGGGGCTTTCCCAGGCCCGTTGGCTAGTGTTGCTGCATCTGGCCCGTTTTGAAGAGCCCCCGACCCAACGGGAACTGGCTCAAAGTGTCGGCGTTGAAGGCCCGACCCTCGCCCGTCTGCTCGACAGCCTGGAAAACCAGGGTCTGGTGCAGCGCCACGCGGTGGTGGAAGATCGACGTGCGAAGAAAATTGTCCTGTGCGACAGCGCCCGGCCCTTGATCCAGCAGATCGAGGCCATTGCCACGGCGTTGCGGGTCGAGTTGTTCGCGGGCATTGACGAAGAAGATCTGCGCATTTGCATGCGTGTTCATACGAGCATTCTGGCGAACCTTGAAAGATCCTGA
- a CDS encoding SelT/selW/selH selenoprotein domain protein yields MTTKPEIIITYCTQCQWLLRAAWLAQELLSTFSDDLGKVSLQPGTGGVFIISCDGVQIWERKADGGFPEAKVLKQRVRDQIDPQRDLGHNDKGNDKTAQ; encoded by the coding sequence ATGACCACCAAACCCGAAATCATCATCACCTACTGCACTCAATGCCAGTGGCTGCTACGCGCAGCATGGCTGGCGCAGGAGTTGCTCAGCACGTTTTCCGATGACCTGGGCAAAGTCTCCCTGCAGCCGGGCACGGGTGGGGTGTTCATCATCAGCTGTGATGGCGTGCAGATCTGGGAGCGCAAGGCTGACGGCGGCTTCCCGGAAGCCAAGGTTCTCAAGCAGCGGGTTCGGGATCAGATCGATCCGCAGCGCGACCTTGGACACAACGATAAAGGCAATGATAAAACCGCTCAGTGA
- the trkG gene encoding K+ transporter Trk — MALPTLRIIGFIIGIFLITLAIAMIVPMVTLVIYDRFEDLRSFLWASVITFIAGLALITPGRPEHVHLRPRDMYLLTVSSWIVVCVFAALPFLLTQHISYTDSFFESMSGITATGSTVLSGLDTMSPGILIWRSMLHWLGGIGFIGMAVAILPLLRIGGMRLFQTESSDRSEKVMPRSHMVAKFIVLAYVSITAVGSVAFWAAGMSMFDAINHAMSAISTGGFSTSDQSLAKWPEPAVHWVAIVVMILGSLPFTLYVATLRGNRGALFRDEQVRGLLGLLLATWLVMTVWYWLTTDLPWYDALRHVALNVTSVVTTTGFALGDYSLWGNFALMFFFYLGFIGGCSGSTAGGVKIFRFQVAYILLKANLNQLIHPRAVLKQTYNGHRLDDEIVRSILTFSFFFTITICVIALLLSLLGLDWMTALTGAASTVSGVGPGLGETIGPAGNFATLPDTAKWILSLGMLLGRLEIITVLVLCIPAFWRQ; from the coding sequence ATGGCGTTGCCGACCCTTCGCATCATCGGTTTCATTATCGGCATATTCCTGATCACGCTGGCCATCGCCATGATCGTGCCCATGGTCACGCTGGTGATCTACGACCGCTTCGAGGACCTGCGCTCCTTCCTGTGGGCCAGTGTCATCACTTTTATTGCCGGTCTGGCGCTGATCACCCCCGGTCGCCCGGAGCATGTGCACCTGCGCCCCCGAGACATGTACCTGCTGACCGTTTCCAGCTGGATCGTGGTGTGCGTGTTCGCTGCGCTGCCATTCCTGCTGACGCAACACATCAGCTACACCGACTCATTCTTCGAAAGCATGTCCGGCATCACCGCCACCGGTTCCACGGTATTGAGCGGGCTGGACACCATGTCGCCCGGCATCCTCATCTGGCGTTCAATGCTGCACTGGCTGGGTGGTATCGGCTTCATCGGCATGGCGGTGGCGATTCTGCCGCTGCTGCGCATCGGCGGCATGCGCCTGTTCCAGACCGAATCCTCGGACCGCTCGGAAAAGGTCATGCCGCGCTCGCACATGGTGGCCAAGTTCATCGTGCTGGCCTACGTCAGCATTACGGCCGTAGGCAGTGTGGCGTTCTGGGCCGCGGGCATGAGCATGTTCGATGCGATCAACCACGCCATGTCAGCGATTTCCACCGGCGGTTTCTCCACCTCTGACCAATCCCTGGCCAAGTGGCCCGAGCCTGCCGTGCATTGGGTGGCCATCGTAGTGATGATCCTCGGCAGCCTGCCGTTTACCCTGTACGTGGCCACGCTGCGCGGTAACCGTGGCGCGTTGTTTCGCGATGAACAGGTGCGTGGCCTGCTCGGCTTGCTGCTCGCCACCTGGCTGGTGATGACCGTCTGGTATTGGTTGACCACCGACCTGCCGTGGTACGACGCCTTGCGCCATGTGGCGTTGAACGTCACCTCGGTGGTGACCACCACTGGTTTTGCGCTGGGCGACTATAGCCTGTGGGGCAACTTCGCCCTGATGTTCTTCTTTTACCTGGGCTTCATCGGCGGCTGTTCGGGCTCCACGGCCGGGGGCGTGAAGATTTTCCGCTTTCAGGTTGCCTATATTCTGCTCAAGGCCAACCTTAATCAGCTGATCCACCCACGCGCGGTGCTCAAGCAGACGTACAACGGCCATCGACTGGATGATGAAATCGTTCGCTCGATTCTTACCTTCTCGTTTTTCTTCACCATCACTATCTGCGTGATCGCCCTGCTGCTTTCGCTGCTGGGCCTGGACTGGATGACCGCCCTGACTGGCGCAGCAAGCACCGTGTCCGGCGTAGGTCCGGGGCTGGGGGAAACCATTGGCCCGGCAGGCAACTTTGCCACTCTGCCCGACACGGCGAAGTGGATCCTGTCGCTGGGCATGCTGCTGGGCCGCTTGGAAATCATCACCGTGCTGGTACTGTGCATCCCGGCGTTCTGGCGTCAGTGA
- a CDS encoding LysM domain-containing protein: MRNSSRAATPAGFARTAIRRGLMIAAFSSASMFYSTFAQALGMGEITLHSALNQPLNAEIELVETAGLAAEDIVAKLASPEAFARAGVDRQFFFNDLRFTPVIKGNRGVIRVVSSKPVTEPYLQFLVQLNRPNGDLQHEYTLLLDPATSPAGRAALSGRSRDSASQAAPQSRMPVAPPTASQGKRYVVASGDTLNAIARRVQGSGANGSVSKLADGIKALNPQAFANGDGSTLQIGQSLALPDAAVLPAASANPATSAPATAATPAVAASRNADQVTASAIENQALNQTVADLRLQLQSLQEQMEGRDKQISTLQTALAEQQSGPAPLPVTPQPAAITAVAAAPVAATPVAPQPAAVEPEGDSILTSPLLMGAVAILLLLIGLAFSVRRNRQKEQHPGPVSADPTLIKPAQTPVAPVYEVPAAAVVSKPVSTPVASRPASRPAGGAPDALDGVSIYIAYGRYAEAMGILREALIKQPERADIRLKMLELLGEQNDSAGFAQQEHDALESGIPAQQIQDIRARYPKLSSASEAVADAPVAAALIPPVTVALASSVAEAEAAELDETAAAALNPEPADEFQLNLDNLALDADWDLVDPFDTPAPLRAKPAVEPEPEEDPDFASNLIEYPEIHEIPDDRFLSDFADDEVPIVESNSDALDDAFLDGFMDDSSEFDLLDLDDAPLSKVNQAQVLIDEGDVDGARALLLEVIEESDEEHQQTARDLLAGL; the protein is encoded by the coding sequence ATGCGCAACAGTTCTCGGGCGGCGACGCCAGCAGGGTTTGCCAGGACGGCCATTCGTCGTGGTTTGATGATTGCCGCGTTTTCTTCGGCATCGATGTTCTATTCGACCTTCGCTCAGGCATTGGGCATGGGTGAGATCACCCTGCATTCGGCGCTCAATCAGCCGCTCAACGCCGAAATCGAACTGGTGGAAACCGCAGGTCTCGCGGCTGAGGATATCGTCGCGAAACTGGCGTCTCCGGAAGCGTTCGCGCGAGCCGGTGTGGATCGGCAGTTCTTCTTCAACGATCTGCGCTTTACCCCTGTGATCAAGGGTAACCGTGGCGTGATCCGGGTGGTGTCCAGCAAGCCGGTGACCGAGCCGTATCTGCAGTTTCTCGTTCAGTTGAACCGACCGAACGGCGACCTGCAGCACGAATACACCTTGTTGCTCGACCCGGCCACCTCACCTGCCGGGCGTGCTGCCCTCAGTGGTCGCAGCCGCGATTCCGCCTCTCAGGCTGCACCGCAGTCGCGCATGCCTGTTGCTCCACCGACTGCCTCCCAGGGCAAGCGCTATGTCGTGGCCAGTGGCGATACGCTCAACGCTATCGCCCGGCGTGTACAGGGCTCGGGTGCCAATGGCTCGGTGAGCAAGTTGGCCGATGGCATCAAGGCTCTGAACCCACAGGCCTTCGCCAATGGCGATGGCTCTACGTTGCAAATCGGCCAAAGCCTGGCACTGCCGGACGCAGCGGTCTTGCCCGCTGCATCCGCGAACCCCGCGACTTCCGCACCAGCCACCGCTGCGACGCCCGCCGTCGCAGCGTCGCGCAATGCTGATCAGGTGACAGCGTCGGCGATTGAAAATCAGGCACTGAACCAGACGGTTGCGGATCTGCGCTTGCAGCTACAGAGCCTGCAGGAGCAGATGGAAGGGCGCGACAAGCAGATTTCCACCTTGCAGACCGCGCTCGCCGAGCAACAGTCTGGGCCTGCGCCGCTGCCCGTTACGCCACAGCCTGCGGCGATTACGGCTGTTGCCGCTGCACCTGTAGCCGCCACGCCGGTCGCGCCGCAGCCCGCTGCTGTCGAGCCCGAAGGCGACTCGATCCTGACGTCTCCGTTGTTGATGGGCGCTGTGGCGATCCTGTTGCTGCTGATCGGACTGGCATTTTCGGTACGCCGCAATCGTCAGAAAGAGCAGCATCCGGGCCCGGTTTCTGCCGACCCGACCCTGATCAAACCCGCTCAGACGCCGGTGGCTCCGGTTTACGAAGTGCCTGCGGCGGCGGTTGTCAGCAAGCCGGTCAGCACTCCGGTTGCGTCGCGTCCCGCTTCTCGTCCAGCCGGTGGCGCTCCCGACGCGCTGGATGGCGTGAGCATCTACATCGCTTATGGGCGCTATGCCGAAGCCATGGGCATTCTGCGTGAAGCGTTGATCAAACAGCCTGAGCGTGCAGATATCCGCCTCAAGATGCTGGAATTGCTGGGCGAGCAGAACGACTCCGCCGGTTTTGCACAGCAAGAGCACGATGCGCTGGAGAGTGGTATTCCGGCCCAGCAGATTCAAGACATTCGCGCGCGTTATCCCAAGCTCAGCTCTGCATCCGAGGCTGTGGCTGACGCTCCTGTTGCTGCGGCGCTGATCCCGCCTGTGACTGTGGCGTTGGCCTCCAGCGTGGCTGAGGCTGAAGCGGCCGAGCTGGATGAAACCGCCGCCGCTGCCTTGAACCCGGAGCCTGCCGACGAGTTTCAGCTTAACCTGGACAACCTCGCGCTGGATGCCGACTGGGATCTGGTTGATCCGTTTGACACGCCCGCACCCTTGCGCGCGAAGCCTGCGGTGGAGCCGGAACCGGAAGAGGATCCGGACTTTGCTTCCAACCTGATCGAATATCCGGAAATCCATGAAATACCCGACGACAGGTTCCTCAGCGATTTCGCCGATGACGAGGTGCCGATTGTCGAGTCCAACAGCGATGCCCTGGACGATGCATTCCTTGATGGCTTCATGGACGATTCGTCCGAATTCGATCTGCTGGACCTGGACGATGCGCCATTGAGCAAGGTCAATCAGGCCCAGGTGTTGATCGACGAGGGCGACGTCGACGGCGCGCGCGCCTTGTTGCTTGAAGTGATCGAAGAGTCCGACGAAGAGCATCAGCAAACCGCACGGGATCTGTTGGCGGGGTTGTAA